In a single window of the Osmerus eperlanus chromosome 4, fOsmEpe2.1, whole genome shotgun sequence genome:
- the plcg1 gene encoding 1-phosphatidylinositol 4,5-bisphosphate phosphodiesterase gamma-1 isoform X1, whose translation MAGTTGFFSNGPVPWIENDTEINNLYRDLELGTVLTLFYSKKSQRPERRTFQVKLETRTIIWTRGTDKIEGEIDIREIKEIRPGQKSRDFERYVEDSAGRLDQAHCFVILHGTEFRLKALSLAATSDEEMTMWVKGLTWLVEDTLKSPTPLQIERWLRKQFYAVDRNREDKISCKDVKSMLSQVNYRVPNMRFLREKLPDSELRNGDVSFSQFAQLYRSLMFDAQKSMEIPFLQRFINRPDQRISLEDFKSFLLDSQKELWASDNNKVQEFMFGYLKDPLREVEQPYFHQDEFLTYLFSKENTIWDCTLDQVCPEDMNNPLSHYWISSSHNTYLTGDQFSSESSLEAYSRCLRMGCRCIELDCWDGPDGMPVIYHGHTLTTKIKFCDVLTTIKEHAFVTSDYPVILSIEDHCSIVQQRNMATFFKKVFGDMLLTKAVDISADGLPSPSQLRRKILIKHKKLAEGSAYEEVSTSTPYSENDISNSIKNGILFLEDPINHEWYPHFFVLTSSKIYYSEETSSNQGNDDEEEHREVSNGMDQHVTEKWFHGKLGAGRDGRQIAERLLSEYCLETGAPDGSFLVRESETFVGDYTLSFWRSGRVQHCRIHSRQEAGSPKFYLTDNLVFDTLFALINHYQQVALRCNEFEMKLTEPVPQTNAHESKEWYHANLSRSHAENMLMRVPRDGAFLVRKRTECNSFAISFRAEGKIKHCRVQQEGQAVVLGTSEFDSLVDLISYFEKHPLYRKMKLRYPINEETLEKIGTAEPDYGSLYEGRNPGFYVEANQMPTFKCTVKAMYEYKAQRDDELSFTKNAVIQNVDKQEGGWWKGDCGGKKQLWFPANYVEEISPSAVEPDRSQLTENSPLGDLLRGSVDVSSCQIVVRPDGKGSRPHVFSLLPATSPRASQVLDIAASTQEELKEWVNKIREVTVTSEAKMEEGKMMERRKKIALELSDLVIYCRPVPFDEDKIGTDRACYRDMSSFPETKAEKYVNRIKGKKFLQYNRLQLSRIYPRGQRLDSSNYDPLPMWLCGSQLVALNFQTADKPMQMNQALFMLNGRSGYVLQPPIMRDDTFDPFDRQTLRGLEPITLQIEVLGARHLPKHGRGIVCPLIEIEACGAEYDSAKQKTDSEADNGLNPTWPTKPFRFTVCNSAFAFLRFVVYEIDMFSDQNFLAQATFPINGLKTGYRSVPLKNSYNEDLELASLLVHMDVTRGRDENGEVSSPFLGAGASPVALAAQTGRERGGETGSTSSVSSSSPVAQSPAQASSYRPREGSFEARYQTTMDDFRVSQEALLDHVDPQSRRMLRRTRVGGENRV comes from the exons ATGGCGGGAACCACAGGATTCTTTTCCAACGGACCTGTGCCTTGGATAGAGAATGACACAGAGATTAACAATCTTTATCGAGATCTGGAGCTGGGAACAGTGTTGACACTTTTTTACTCAAAGAAGTCCCAGCggccagagaggaggacatTTCAAGTCAAGTTGGAGACAAGGACAATTATATGGACCCGGGGCACAGATAAAATCGAGGGGGAGA TTGACATCAGAGAGATCAAGGAGATCCGCCCTGGACAGAAGTCCCGGGACTTTGAGCGCTATGTGGAGGACTCTGCCGGTCGGCTAGACCAGGCACACTGCTTTGTCATCTTGCATGGCACAGAGTTTCGCCTGAAAGCCCTCAGTCTGGCAG CTACGTCTGATGAGGAGATGACCATGTGGGTGAAGGGTCTGACCTGGTTGGTTGAAGACACACTCAAATCCCCCACACCACTACAGATAGAgag GTGGTTACGAAAGCAGTTCTATGCTGTGGACCGCAACCGTGAGGACAA GATATCCTGCAAGGATGTGAAGAGCATGCTGAGCCAGGTCAACTACAGGGTCCCAAATATGAGGTTCCTCCGAGAGAAACTTCCG GACTCTGAGCTGAGGAACGGGGATGTGTCCTTCAGCCAGTTCGCCCAGCTCTACCGCAGTCTGATGTTTGACGCTCAGAAGTCT ATGGAGATTCCTTTTCTGCAGAG GTTCAtcaacagaccagaccagagaatCTCTCTAGAAGACTTCAAGAGCTTTCTCTTGGACTCCCAAAAG gagtTATGGGCCTCGGACAATAACAAGGTCCAGGAGTTCATGTTTGGTTACCTGAAAGATCCTCTGCGAGAGGTGGAGCAGCCCTACTTCCACCAAGATgag TTCCTGACCTACCTGTTCTCCAAGGAGAACACCATCTGGGACTGCACCTTGGACCAGGTGTGTCCTGAGGACATGAACAACCCTCTGTCCCACTACTggatctcctcctctcacaaCAC CTACCTGACAGGAGACCAATTTTCCAGCGAGTCGTCTCTGGAGGCGTACTCGCGCTGTCTAAGGATGGGCTGTCGCTGCATCGAGT tgGACTGCTGGGACGGCCCGGATGGAATGCCAGTAATCTATCACGGGCACACTCTCACGACCAAGATCAAGTTCTGTGATGTCCTGACAACCATCAAGGAACACGCCTTCGTCAcgtctga CTACCCCGTCATCCTCTCCATCGAGGACCACTGCAGCATCGTGCAGCAGAGGAACATGGCCACCTTCTTCAAGAAGGTGTTCGGAGACATGCTGCTCACCAAGGCTGTGGACATCTCGGCCGACGGCCTGCCCTCGCCCAGTCAGCTCCGCAGGAAGATCCTCATCAAG CATAAGAAGCTGGCGGAGGGCAGTGCCTATGAGGAGgtgtccacctccaccccctactCTGAGAACGACATCAGCAACTCCATCAAGAACGGCATCCTGTTCCTGGAAGACCCCATCAACCAT gagtgGTATCCCCACTTCTTCGTCCTCACCAGCAGTAAGATCTACTACTCCGAGGAGACCTCCAGTAACCAGGGCAACGACGACGAGGAGGAGCACCGCGAG gtgtctaACGGGATGGACCAGCACGTGACGGAGAAGTGGTTCCACGGGAAGCTGGGGGCGGGGCGCGACGGGCGCCAGATAGCGGAGCGTCTGCTGTCGGAGTACTGCCTGGAGACGGGCGCCCCCGACGGCTCCTTCCTGGTCCGAGAGAGCGAGACCTTCGTGGGAGACTACACGCTCTCCTTCTG GCGTTCGGGCCGGGTGCAGCACTGTCGCATCCACTCCCGCCAGGAGGCGGGCAGCCCCAAGTTCTACCTGACGGACAACCTGGTGTTCGACACTCTCTTCGCCCTCATCAACCACTACCAGCAGGTGGCGCTGCGCTGCAATGAGTTTGAGATGAAGCTGACGGAGCCAGTACCTCAGACCAACGCCCACGAGAGCAAAGA GTGGTACCATGCCAACCTGTCTCGGAGCCACGCCGAGAACATGCTGATGAGGGTACCACGCGACGGAGCCTTCCTGGTAAGGAAGAGGACGGAGTGCAACTCCTTCGCCATCTCCTTCAG GGCGGAGGGCAAGATCAAGCACTGTCGCGTGCAGCAGGAGGGCCAGGCGGTGGTCCTGGGCACGTCGGAGTTCGACAGCCTGGTGGACCTCATCAGCTACTTTGAGAAGCACCCGCTGTACCGCAAGATGAAGCTGCGCTACCCCATCAACGAGGAGACTCTGGAGAAGATAGGCACCGCT GAACCGGACTACGGCTCGCTGTACGAGGGCCGCAACCCAGGCTTCTACGTGGAAGCCAATCAGATGCCAACGTTCAAG tgcACGGTGAAGGCCATGTACGAGTACAAGGCCCAGAGGGACGACGAGCTGTCCTTCACCAAGAACGCCGTCATCCAGAACGTGGACAAGCAGGAGGGCGGCTGGTGGAAGGGCGACTGCGGAGGCAAGAAGCAGCTGTGGTTCCCCGCCAACTACGTGGAGGAGATCAGCCCCTCGGCCGTGGAGCCCGACAGATCA CAGCTGACGGAGAATAGCCCTCTGGGAGACCTGCTGAGAGGAAGTGTAGACGTGTCTTCCTGTCAGATCG TGGTGAGGCCCGACGGGAAGGGCAGCCGGCCCCACGTGTTCTCCCTTCTGCCCGCCACCTCGCCCCGGGCCAGCCAGGTGCTGGACATCGCCGCCAGCACCCAGGAGGAGCTCAAGGAGTGGGTCAACAAGATCCGCGAGGTCACCGTGACCTCCGAGGCCAAG atggaggaggggaagatgatggagaggaggaagaagatcgCTCTGGAGCTGTCTGACCTGGTCATCTACTGCAGGCCCGTGCCCTTCGACGAGGACA aGATCGGGACCGACCGGGCCTGTTACCGGGACATGTCGTCCTTCCCGGAGACCAAGGCGGAGAAGTACGTGAACCGCATCAAGGGGAAGAAGTTCCTGCAGTACAACCGCCTCCAGCTGTCCCGGATCTACCCCCGCGGGCAGCGCCTCGACTCCTCCAACTACGACCCCCTGCCCATGTGGCTCTGCGGGTCCCAGCTGGTCGCCCTCAACTTCCAGACCGCCG acAAGCCCATGCAGATGAACCAGGCTCTGTTCATGCTGAACGGCAGGAGTGGCTACGTGCTCCAGCCACCAATCATGAGGGACGACACCTTCGACCCCTTCGACAGACAGACCCTCCGAGGTCTGGAGCCAATCACCCTCCAGATAGAG gtgctgggCGCCAGGCACCTGCCCAAGCACGGGCGTGGCATCGTGTGCCCGCTGATTGAGATCGAGGCGTGCGGAGCGGAGTACGACAGCGCCAAGCAGAAGACCGACTCGGAAG CTGATAACGGTTTGAACCCCACCTGGCCAACCAAGCCGTTCCGTTTCACCGTGTGCAACTCGGCCTTCGCCTTCCTGCGCTTCGTGGTGTACGAGATCGACATGTTCAGCGATCAGAACTTCCTGGCCCAGGCCACCTTCCCCATCAACGGCCTCAAGACCG gGTACCGCTCGGTCCCTCTGAAGAACAGCTACAACGAGGACCTTGAGCTGGCAtctctgctggtgcacatggaCGTCACCAGAGGCAGG GACGAGAACGGGGAGGTGTCGAGCCCCTTCCTGGGCGCGGGGGCGTCCCCGGTGGCGCTGGCGGCCCAGACGGGGCGCGAGCGCGGGGGGGAGACGGGCTCCACATCCTCGGTGTCCTCCTCGTCCCCCGTGGCCCAGTCCCCGGCCCAGGCCTCCTCCTACCGGCCCAGGGAGGGCTCGTTTGAGGCCCGCTACCAGACCACCATGGACGACTTCAGGGTCTCCCAGGAGGCACTGCTGGACCACGTGGACCCACAGagcagaag gaTGCTGCGCAGGACCAGAGTGGGCGGGGAGAACCGTGTGTAG
- the plcg1 gene encoding 1-phosphatidylinositol 4,5-bisphosphate phosphodiesterase gamma-1 isoform X2 yields the protein MAGTTGFFSNGPVPWIENDTEINNLYRDLELGTVLTLFYSKKSQRPERRTFQVKLETRTIIWTRGTDKIEGEIDIREIKEIRPGQKSRDFERYVEDSAGRLDQAHCFVILHGTEFRLKALSLAATSDEEMTMWVKGLTWLVEDTLKSPTPLQIERWLRKQFYAVDRNREDKISCKDVKSMLSQVNYRVPNMRFLREKLPDSELRNGDVSFSQFAQLYRSLMFDAQKSMEIPFLQRFINRPDQRISLEDFKSFLLDSQKELWASDNNKVQEFMFGYLKDPLREVEQPYFHQDEFLTYLFSKENTIWDCTLDQVCPEDMNNPLSHYWISSSHNTYLTGDQFSSESSLEAYSRCLRMGCRCIELDCWDGPDGMPVIYHGHTLTTKIKFCDVLTTIKEHAFVTSDYPVILSIEDHCSIVQQRNMATFFKKVFGDMLLTKAVDISADGLPSPSQLRRKILIKHKKLAEGSAYEEVSTSTPYSENDISNSIKNGILFLEDPINHEWYPHFFVLTSSKIYYSEETSSNQGNDDEEEHREVSNGMDQHVTEKWFHGKLGAGRDGRQIAERLLSEYCLETGAPDGSFLVRESETFVGDYTLSFWRSGRVQHCRIHSRQEAGSPKFYLTDNLVFDTLFALINHYQQVALRCNEFEMKLTEPVPQTNAHESKEWYHANLSRSHAENMLMRVPRDGAFLVRKRTECNSFAISFRAEGKIKHCRVQQEGQAVVLGTSEFDSLVDLISYFEKHPLYRKMKLRYPINEETLEKIGTAEPDYGSLYEGRNPGFYVEANQMPTFKCTVKAMYEYKAQRDDELSFTKNAVIQNVDKQEGGWWKGDCGGKKQLWFPANYVEEISPSAVEPDRSLTENSPLGDLLRGSVDVSSCQIVVRPDGKGSRPHVFSLLPATSPRASQVLDIAASTQEELKEWVNKIREVTVTSEAKMEEGKMMERRKKIALELSDLVIYCRPVPFDEDKIGTDRACYRDMSSFPETKAEKYVNRIKGKKFLQYNRLQLSRIYPRGQRLDSSNYDPLPMWLCGSQLVALNFQTADKPMQMNQALFMLNGRSGYVLQPPIMRDDTFDPFDRQTLRGLEPITLQIEVLGARHLPKHGRGIVCPLIEIEACGAEYDSAKQKTDSEADNGLNPTWPTKPFRFTVCNSAFAFLRFVVYEIDMFSDQNFLAQATFPINGLKTGYRSVPLKNSYNEDLELASLLVHMDVTRGRDENGEVSSPFLGAGASPVALAAQTGRERGGETGSTSSVSSSSPVAQSPAQASSYRPREGSFEARYQTTMDDFRVSQEALLDHVDPQSRRMLRRTRVGGENRV from the exons ATGGCGGGAACCACAGGATTCTTTTCCAACGGACCTGTGCCTTGGATAGAGAATGACACAGAGATTAACAATCTTTATCGAGATCTGGAGCTGGGAACAGTGTTGACACTTTTTTACTCAAAGAAGTCCCAGCggccagagaggaggacatTTCAAGTCAAGTTGGAGACAAGGACAATTATATGGACCCGGGGCACAGATAAAATCGAGGGGGAGA TTGACATCAGAGAGATCAAGGAGATCCGCCCTGGACAGAAGTCCCGGGACTTTGAGCGCTATGTGGAGGACTCTGCCGGTCGGCTAGACCAGGCACACTGCTTTGTCATCTTGCATGGCACAGAGTTTCGCCTGAAAGCCCTCAGTCTGGCAG CTACGTCTGATGAGGAGATGACCATGTGGGTGAAGGGTCTGACCTGGTTGGTTGAAGACACACTCAAATCCCCCACACCACTACAGATAGAgag GTGGTTACGAAAGCAGTTCTATGCTGTGGACCGCAACCGTGAGGACAA GATATCCTGCAAGGATGTGAAGAGCATGCTGAGCCAGGTCAACTACAGGGTCCCAAATATGAGGTTCCTCCGAGAGAAACTTCCG GACTCTGAGCTGAGGAACGGGGATGTGTCCTTCAGCCAGTTCGCCCAGCTCTACCGCAGTCTGATGTTTGACGCTCAGAAGTCT ATGGAGATTCCTTTTCTGCAGAG GTTCAtcaacagaccagaccagagaatCTCTCTAGAAGACTTCAAGAGCTTTCTCTTGGACTCCCAAAAG gagtTATGGGCCTCGGACAATAACAAGGTCCAGGAGTTCATGTTTGGTTACCTGAAAGATCCTCTGCGAGAGGTGGAGCAGCCCTACTTCCACCAAGATgag TTCCTGACCTACCTGTTCTCCAAGGAGAACACCATCTGGGACTGCACCTTGGACCAGGTGTGTCCTGAGGACATGAACAACCCTCTGTCCCACTACTggatctcctcctctcacaaCAC CTACCTGACAGGAGACCAATTTTCCAGCGAGTCGTCTCTGGAGGCGTACTCGCGCTGTCTAAGGATGGGCTGTCGCTGCATCGAGT tgGACTGCTGGGACGGCCCGGATGGAATGCCAGTAATCTATCACGGGCACACTCTCACGACCAAGATCAAGTTCTGTGATGTCCTGACAACCATCAAGGAACACGCCTTCGTCAcgtctga CTACCCCGTCATCCTCTCCATCGAGGACCACTGCAGCATCGTGCAGCAGAGGAACATGGCCACCTTCTTCAAGAAGGTGTTCGGAGACATGCTGCTCACCAAGGCTGTGGACATCTCGGCCGACGGCCTGCCCTCGCCCAGTCAGCTCCGCAGGAAGATCCTCATCAAG CATAAGAAGCTGGCGGAGGGCAGTGCCTATGAGGAGgtgtccacctccaccccctactCTGAGAACGACATCAGCAACTCCATCAAGAACGGCATCCTGTTCCTGGAAGACCCCATCAACCAT gagtgGTATCCCCACTTCTTCGTCCTCACCAGCAGTAAGATCTACTACTCCGAGGAGACCTCCAGTAACCAGGGCAACGACGACGAGGAGGAGCACCGCGAG gtgtctaACGGGATGGACCAGCACGTGACGGAGAAGTGGTTCCACGGGAAGCTGGGGGCGGGGCGCGACGGGCGCCAGATAGCGGAGCGTCTGCTGTCGGAGTACTGCCTGGAGACGGGCGCCCCCGACGGCTCCTTCCTGGTCCGAGAGAGCGAGACCTTCGTGGGAGACTACACGCTCTCCTTCTG GCGTTCGGGCCGGGTGCAGCACTGTCGCATCCACTCCCGCCAGGAGGCGGGCAGCCCCAAGTTCTACCTGACGGACAACCTGGTGTTCGACACTCTCTTCGCCCTCATCAACCACTACCAGCAGGTGGCGCTGCGCTGCAATGAGTTTGAGATGAAGCTGACGGAGCCAGTACCTCAGACCAACGCCCACGAGAGCAAAGA GTGGTACCATGCCAACCTGTCTCGGAGCCACGCCGAGAACATGCTGATGAGGGTACCACGCGACGGAGCCTTCCTGGTAAGGAAGAGGACGGAGTGCAACTCCTTCGCCATCTCCTTCAG GGCGGAGGGCAAGATCAAGCACTGTCGCGTGCAGCAGGAGGGCCAGGCGGTGGTCCTGGGCACGTCGGAGTTCGACAGCCTGGTGGACCTCATCAGCTACTTTGAGAAGCACCCGCTGTACCGCAAGATGAAGCTGCGCTACCCCATCAACGAGGAGACTCTGGAGAAGATAGGCACCGCT GAACCGGACTACGGCTCGCTGTACGAGGGCCGCAACCCAGGCTTCTACGTGGAAGCCAATCAGATGCCAACGTTCAAG tgcACGGTGAAGGCCATGTACGAGTACAAGGCCCAGAGGGACGACGAGCTGTCCTTCACCAAGAACGCCGTCATCCAGAACGTGGACAAGCAGGAGGGCGGCTGGTGGAAGGGCGACTGCGGAGGCAAGAAGCAGCTGTGGTTCCCCGCCAACTACGTGGAGGAGATCAGCCCCTCGGCCGTGGAGCCCGACAGATCA CTGACGGAGAATAGCCCTCTGGGAGACCTGCTGAGAGGAAGTGTAGACGTGTCTTCCTGTCAGATCG TGGTGAGGCCCGACGGGAAGGGCAGCCGGCCCCACGTGTTCTCCCTTCTGCCCGCCACCTCGCCCCGGGCCAGCCAGGTGCTGGACATCGCCGCCAGCACCCAGGAGGAGCTCAAGGAGTGGGTCAACAAGATCCGCGAGGTCACCGTGACCTCCGAGGCCAAG atggaggaggggaagatgatggagaggaggaagaagatcgCTCTGGAGCTGTCTGACCTGGTCATCTACTGCAGGCCCGTGCCCTTCGACGAGGACA aGATCGGGACCGACCGGGCCTGTTACCGGGACATGTCGTCCTTCCCGGAGACCAAGGCGGAGAAGTACGTGAACCGCATCAAGGGGAAGAAGTTCCTGCAGTACAACCGCCTCCAGCTGTCCCGGATCTACCCCCGCGGGCAGCGCCTCGACTCCTCCAACTACGACCCCCTGCCCATGTGGCTCTGCGGGTCCCAGCTGGTCGCCCTCAACTTCCAGACCGCCG acAAGCCCATGCAGATGAACCAGGCTCTGTTCATGCTGAACGGCAGGAGTGGCTACGTGCTCCAGCCACCAATCATGAGGGACGACACCTTCGACCCCTTCGACAGACAGACCCTCCGAGGTCTGGAGCCAATCACCCTCCAGATAGAG gtgctgggCGCCAGGCACCTGCCCAAGCACGGGCGTGGCATCGTGTGCCCGCTGATTGAGATCGAGGCGTGCGGAGCGGAGTACGACAGCGCCAAGCAGAAGACCGACTCGGAAG CTGATAACGGTTTGAACCCCACCTGGCCAACCAAGCCGTTCCGTTTCACCGTGTGCAACTCGGCCTTCGCCTTCCTGCGCTTCGTGGTGTACGAGATCGACATGTTCAGCGATCAGAACTTCCTGGCCCAGGCCACCTTCCCCATCAACGGCCTCAAGACCG gGTACCGCTCGGTCCCTCTGAAGAACAGCTACAACGAGGACCTTGAGCTGGCAtctctgctggtgcacatggaCGTCACCAGAGGCAGG GACGAGAACGGGGAGGTGTCGAGCCCCTTCCTGGGCGCGGGGGCGTCCCCGGTGGCGCTGGCGGCCCAGACGGGGCGCGAGCGCGGGGGGGAGACGGGCTCCACATCCTCGGTGTCCTCCTCGTCCCCCGTGGCCCAGTCCCCGGCCCAGGCCTCCTCCTACCGGCCCAGGGAGGGCTCGTTTGAGGCCCGCTACCAGACCACCATGGACGACTTCAGGGTCTCCCAGGAGGCACTGCTGGACCACGTGGACCCACAGagcagaag gaTGCTGCGCAGGACCAGAGTGGGCGGGGAGAACCGTGTGTAG